One region of Diabrotica undecimpunctata isolate CICGRU chromosome 6, icDiaUnde3, whole genome shotgun sequence genomic DNA includes:
- the LOC140443679 gene encoding E3 ubiquitin-protein ligase sina-like codes for MAEQSLLNFMDELLESSCLFCAVCKDILKPPIMLVENVGNICRKCYEEKQEIMHWKSMNNSALENVLKLLKLPCKYKTKGCAVRVSYEDLDFHQNGCKYRTKVCSMFKFGCDWEGSTIDFIEHFKECHGDHVINFENNLFFLETSLSDTNMVKLLVMKQHTFILRMQTNLRKNKLFYIICSVHDDDYSSFCEYSVKHKGGSENYIKTKSKIVSSYHIYNEFDESIAMEIDLDALKQISHISDTITNIFKIKLEESSGETIDDKILHFFECPVCKNFMKPPIFQCSSGHSICNMCRPRLEKCPTCRSAFGNTRNYSLEGLTAGVQYPCVYHDSGCLEIGSANHIVKHESECSFKPYSCPFPTCTSNGNHEVIVQHLINFHFDSVIYCGSTSYTDSFRLDQNNCYNKIFDRKCIITCNHIFRITCRRVAEHCLMAAEIVGSKNDLKTFVYEVSIIDMRRPEKKLIRTDYCLNEMPEDELFKKCIMFPNSVLSSYSNHGMVTFNVAIKEK; via the coding sequence ATGGCAGAACAATCACTCTTGAATTTTATGGACGAATTACTAGAAAGCAGTTGCCTTTTTTGTGCAGtttgtaaagatattttaaaacCTCCTATTATGTTAGTAGAGAATGTAGGAAACATTTGTAGAAAATGTTATGAAGAAAAGCAGGAAATAATGCATTGGAAAAGTATGAATAATTCAGCTTTAGAAAATGTATTGAAATTATTAAAACTGCCTTGCAAATATAAAACTAAAGGTTGTGCTGTAAGAGTATCTTATGAAGATTTAGATTTTCATCAAAATGGTTGTAAATATCGCACCAAAGTATGTTCCATGTTTAAGTTTGGTTGTGATTGGGAAGGAAGTACAATTGATTTCATAGAACACTTCAAAGAATGTCATGGTGATCATGTTATTAACTTTGAAAACAATTTATTCTTCTTGGAAACCTCTCTTAGTGATACAAACATGGTAAAATTACTGGTAATGAAGCAACACACTTTTATACTTAGAATGCAGACTAATCTTCGAAAAAATAAACTATTCTAcataatttgtagtgtacatgaTGATGATTACTCATCATTTTGTGAGTATTCAGTCAAGCACAAAGGAGGAagtgaaaactatattaaaacaaaatcaaaaattgTCTCTTCATATCACATATATAACGAGTTTGATGAAAGCATTGCCATGGAAATCGACCTAGATGCACTTAAGCAAATCTCCCATATTTCTGATactataacaaatatatttaaaatcaaattggAAGAATCTTCTGGGGAAACGATTGATGAtaaaatattgcacttttttgAATGTCCTGTGTGTAAAAATTTTATGAAACCTCCTATATTCCAATGCAGCTCAGGCCATAGTATTTGCAACATGTGTAGACCTAGACTAGAGAAGTGCCCAACTTGCAGATCAGCATTTGGTAATACTCGAAACTATTCTTTAGAAGGCCTGACAGCAGGTGTTCAATATCCATGTGTGTATCACGATTCTGGATGTTTAGAAATTGGATCTGCCAACCATATTGTAAAACACGAAAGTGAATGTTCTTTTAAACCTTACAGTTGCCCTTTTCCAACTTGTACATCAAATGGAAATCATGAAGTTATAGTTCAGCACCTTATTAATTTTCATTTCGACTCAGTTATATACTGCGGCAGTACAAGTTATACTGATTCTTTCCGCTTAGATCAAAACAACTGttacaataaaatatttgataGAAAGTGTATTATAACATGTAATCACATATTTAGAATTACTTGTCGAAGAGTGGCTGAACATTGTCTAATGGCTGCTGAAATTGTGGGAAGCAAAAACGATTTAAAAACATTTGTCTATGAAGTATCCATAATAGACATGAGGAGACCAGAGAAGAAATTGATCAGAACCGACTATTGTTTAAACGAAATGCCTGAAGATGAGCTGTTCAAAAAATGCATTATGTTTCCTAATAGTGTCCTGTCTTCTTATTCTAATCATGGAATGGTTACTTTCAATGTAGCTATCAAAGAAAAATAG